One window of Quercus robur chromosome 5, dhQueRobu3.1, whole genome shotgun sequence genomic DNA carries:
- the LOC126727754 gene encoding uncharacterized protein LOC126727754: MDDAKRRALIKSQAVKKRESGEEVPKVSASVPKRKLTTKSDRPFKQPKVSLEPVVGLMAEGNKAVTPAKQGKGKGLMTVPDGKQERPPSLLRDDSQYALEKLSSIITAEDYEDLGNHSTKAMGETGLFAVAQSLVMMKGLLDRCLNRESTLDRVRAKAQQTEEELGQLHKWRSKMEKKLELSEQARKELEEKTATSLTAIENKEAEIKQLKEELRQAKVAAVEEYRCSESYMLFIIVWYSV; this comes from the exons ATGGATGACGCAAAGAGGAGAGCTTTGATCAAGTCCCAGgccgtcaagaagagggaatccggcgaggaGGTTCCTAAGGTGTCAGCTTCAGTCCCTAAGAGGAAACTGACGACAAAATCCGACCGTCCatttaagcaaccaaaggtctctcttgaacctgtggttggcttaatggctgagggtaacAAGGCCGTCACCCCAGCAAAGCAGGGGAAGGGTAAGGGATTGATGACGGTCCCAGacggtaagcaagagagacctccttcccttctccgtGATGACTCCCagtatgcattggagaagctgtcgtccatcatcacggcagaagactatgaagacctgggaaaccattcgacgaaggccatgggggagacgggcctctttgccgtcgctcag tccttggtcatgatgaagggactacttgaccggtgtctcaaccgtgagagtaccttggaccgggtgcgcgcgaaggcgcagcagacggaggaagagctcggacaactTCATAAATGGAGGTctaagatggagaagaagctggagctttctgagcAGGCGAGGAAGGAActggaggagaagacggccACTTCGCTGACGGCCATAGAGAATAAAGAGGCTGAGATCAAACAGCTCAAAGAAGAGCTCCGTCAGGCGAAAGTGGCAGCCGTTGAGGAGTATCGTTGCTCGGAGTCCT atatgctttttataattgtttggtaTTCTGTTTAA